gcatcatgctgtggggatgtttttcagcagcagggactgggggactagtcaggatcgagggaaatatgaacggagcaaagtacagagagatccttgatgaaaaccagtctctgaatgtccttcagtggcccagccagatcccggacttgaacccgatcgaacatctttggagagacctgaaaatagctgtgtagcgacgctccccatccaacctgacagagcctgagaggatctccagagaagaatgggagaaaatccccaaatacaggtgtgccaagcttgtagcatcatacccaagaagacttgaggctgtaatcgctgccatagATGCTTCAAGAAAGTGCTGAGTTTGAATGCTTCAAGAAAGTGCtcagtttgaatacttatgtaaaggtgatatttccatttttttgcaaaaatgcctaaaaactgtttttttgtcattatggggtagtgtgtagattgatgaggggggaaatcaATTGAATCCACTTttgaatatggctgtaacgtaacaaaatgtgtaaaaagtcaagtggtctgaatactgtaaatgtagaTCTTACGACAATCATATGTTCAATGTTAAATGTTGTGCTGCAAagcttctctctttccccatgtCACTCTTTCCTCCCACATTGACTTTGCCTCCCTCCACCCACTATCCGCCCTGTCTTAATCACTGCTTCCAtccatcactcttcctctcctaccTTGAAGAGTTCGAAGCCTCCCAGCCAGATGCGAGGGCTTTTGGCGTTGTTCTTCATCACCACGCAAAGCAGGTTGTCGTTGGCTTGACTGTTATGCACCGACACCAGGTGGCCACCGGGGGCAGCAGACCTACACTGTGTCTGAgaatgatgagagagaagaggagaattaGGTGGTGGGAAGAGAAAGAGTGAattagtgagagagaaagagagagtgggaggaaggagagagagagcgagtaagcAGGTGCTGATGTAGTGATTTGGAGCCCAAGGCAGAGGCCAGTCAGAGGCCACTCTTATGCACATGCACCATTTTCTTTTCATGGGTAATTAACTATAAAAATGCATTACCTTTTAATGtgccatgaacacaaccagtcatgatgttttatCTGATTGTTAAttaaacaaatcacttcaaaaagaaGGTTACCTTCGCACGTTTATCCAAAATAATTCCAGCGTCTGAGCTGTGCACCTGCCaaatttccttcaattcgcaagtggctgaaACTATCTCGCCGGAGAAAGCAAGCGAAACAGCGCCACTGTCTTGCTATAATAGCCCATGTATGACATGTCATACCAGCATCAGATATGGGCTACACATAGATGTCCTCTGCCTCGACGACGATGGCAGTATTATCAGCAGCACCTATCGTTTTATTGAAGTAATGTGAATTGTATCCCCTTCGAGTCAAAAGGCCTCGTCGAAAACCAGGCGTCcctggggagtgaggcctaagagggttttattaaTAAGCATACAGGTGTACAGAGACAACCAGTTCaaagaggagtatagagtgcagtgcactataaggagcattggtggcaaatctgatagcctcatggtaaagaacatctagccgcgagagcacccttacctgccgttCTATaaatctgaatcagggttagtttggcagctggggtgaaagacgagcgattacgatagaggaaaccaagtctagatttaactttagcctgcagctttgatatgagAGATGGACAGTGTacagtctagccatactcccaagtacttgtatgaggtgactacctcaagctctaaaccctcagaggtagtaatcacacctgtgggaagaagggcattcttcttaccaaaccacatcaCCTTTGTTTTGGacgtgttcagaacaaggttaagggcagagaaagcttgatGGACaccaagaaagctttgttgtagagaggttaacacaaaatccatggaggggccagctgagtataagactgtatcatctgcatataaatggatgagagagcttccaactgcctgagctatgttgttgatgtaaattgagaagagtgtggggccttgGATCGAGCCTTGTGGTACTACTTTGGTGAAGGGCagaggctgagacagcagatgttctgactttatacacagCACTCTTTGCGAGAGGTAGTttgcaaaccaggccaaagacccctcagagacaccaatactccttagccggcccacaagaatggaatggtctaccatatcaaaagctttggccaagtcaataaaaatcccagcacaacattgcttagaatcaagggcaatggtgacatcattgaggacctttaaggttgcagtgacacatccataacctgagcggaaaccagatgcCAGAGAGAATCCTGTAGACAtgaagaaagccagtcagttgattatttacAAAGTTTtttcaacacttttgataaagaGGCCAAAATAGAAATGGTTCAGCTTGATCTACCCTTTTAAatacctccccagagaggagagacaggttaaaaaggtcagatgtTGATGATCAAAATAAGTTGATGCATGTCGATTTTGTGTATAGACTTCTGACAAATTAGAATTACGTTTTTCCTCCAGGTTCTGAAATTTTaagtctgtaatctgattacaatattttagctggtaacgtAATGGATTACAGTTACTGTTTTTTTTGTAATCTGTTACTCCACAACCCTGGAGGTCGTGACAGCGACTTGATTTGGACGTATGACAACGCGAGATtactactaagctaacatatggaattgttttaagatggtcataccaaggataattcAGATATTTGATCTAGAATAttaggacccctgtaggtataaTTTTTGGAGTGTTGTTATAATTTGATGAAACATTgcatttggccttactgctattagcccatagaaatgcattgaataacacattcatacatggaaaaacagataGTCAACATTAAATTAAAAGGAAGATCTGAGAGATATAGGactaagaaagctcaggaaaaaATGCTAATCCTTTTTACCATGTTACCGTTTaccgagtcccgtgacacttgtggggggaCGAACAGTAGAGCAAACAAAACACCTTTGTGTTCGTGACTGTTTTAtgtttccatagaggggtcatatacATTTTCTAGGCCAaaccgtttggacgctacagatgtttttgtgagaagaccgattttcgagATGTCTCCTGTAACTTTACCTCAGCCAggcaatgcaaaaacacagaaatCTCTCGTTTAGACACATTTTGATGCAGATttgtttatttacttttttatttattatgcCTCAAACAAAGCATGGAGGTTCTCAGCGGagaaatatttatatattatattaattaTGCCCGGGTCATGAGGCTtcttgatttttattttatttaacctttatttaactaggcaagtcagctaagaacaaattcttatttacaatgacggcctacaaatGATGTGAGGCCTGAGGCAATTGCCTCTTCTGCCTAATGGTAAGTCCGCCAGTGGGAGTAAGATGAAGACATTAGAAGACACCTCTAATTAAGACATTGGATTTAACCTTCACTTCACTGTATTGCCATTGTATTGGAATGGACAGGCTGACTGACTCCAGGTAGAGCAGTAACATGCTTTGATCATGTTATAATGTCGTTCTcctgttatatagaatgttgtttaccTCCGCTTCGGTGAAGTTGAGGGCAGCCTTGAAGTACTTGATGCAGTAGGAGCCCAGCCTGTACCAGTCTTCATAATTCTTCAGGTCACAGGCTTTGGGCATGTCACACGCTGCAGTCTCATCCTGGAGATACAATGGAGCATCATCGCCACCTAGGGGACAATGATGGAATAACTACTCTCCTGGGACCTTATGTACTGAGAAAACAGCCACAAGCTGAACATTCCTATGACACTCACAGGCTGCTAACAGAACTCTCCCATT
This sequence is a window from Oncorhynchus tshawytscha isolate Ot180627B linkage group LG34, Otsh_v2.0, whole genome shotgun sequence. Protein-coding genes within it:
- the LOC112266606 gene encoding lectin-like; this encodes MKFVSLIVMMSLLGTKMALTFHRSTGGDDAPLYLQDETAACDMPKACDLKNYEDWYRLGSYCIKYFKAALNFTEAETQCRSAAPGGHLVSVHNSQANDNLLCVVMKNNAKSPRIWLGGFELFKSGKFVWTDGSSWNFEAWTPGEPISRWTSREDCVEMNWSKIGKWNDHTCFTKKSYVCSFKNRV